The sequence CAGCGTTCTAAAGTATGACCAGACATGGTGGATAGCACTTACTCTTCTCCCAATAATTATAATTTCTGGGCGGCAAAACTGGAAACCTGTACTTTTCTTTTTGTTACTCACTTTAATTACCTTGGTAGCAATCTTGGTCTGGATGAAATTACCTTCTCGAATTTTTTATCCTGTTTTTACTGGTGTTTTTATAATGTCATTGATTTCCGCAGGAACTGAACCATTTTTTAAAAATTCGAAATTGGGACTAACCACTTCGAGTGTGTGTCTTTCATTATTGTTATTCTTATTTATTATCTTTAATACACCTCAAAAGCTTGCTCGACAATCCCGAGAGATACAGAACATCAATAAAAGTTTCAGATTAAACCTAAAAGCCTTGTCTCCCAAAAAAGAACAAACTTTTATTGTTTGGGGTGGAGGATTCCCCTATGAGCTTATTCTTCCCCTCGAGGAGAAATCATATTTAGAAACATTTAAAGTCTTCTCAATCGGTGTCTTGAATCAATCACCATTTCAGTTAAAAAAAATGAAGGAGATGGGAATTGAAGATCCTTTTCTGGCCGCACTAAATAATAAAAACATTTTTTTATCTCTCAAACAATGGACCAAACCGTTACTTAAAAAATATTTATATGAGCACTACAGAATCATAACTAATCTTCAACCACATTTCAGTTCAAATTTCTTCACGTTTTATGAAGTTCATTCTCCATAATAAAATCAAATAAGAAAGCTTTTTATAAGCTAAAAAATATGATCTAATGCGCGTCGGCCTTGGTCATTATCAAAAACATCCTAGTTGGGGAGGTGCCTATGAGCCCCAAAAAAAACATTCGCAACAACAAAAACCGGCGTCCCCGTAAGAAGCTAAAGCTCCAAGGTTTCAACAACCTGACCAAGACGCTCTCCTTCAATATTTACGATATCTGTTATGCCAGGCGCCCGCAAGCCCGCAAGGAGTACCTGGAGTATATCGACGAAGAGTACAATTCCGATCGCCTGACCAGGATCCTGACCGAGGTCTCCGACATTATTGGTGCCAACATCCTCAATATCTCGAGCCAGGACTACGATCCGATGGGCGCCAGCGTCACCATCCTGATCGCCGAAGGGCCCCTAACTGCGCAATCAGAACAGGTTCTGGCCCACCTCGACAAAAGCCACCTCTGCATCCATACTTACCCTGAAAGTGACCAGAAATCAGGGATATCAACATTCCGCGTCGATGTCGACATCTCAACCTGCGGCGAGATCAGTCCGCTGAAGGCGCTGAATCATTTGATCGGCTCGTTCGATTCCGATATCGTATTGATGGACTACAAGGTTCGCGGCTTTACCCGCGACACCCGCGGCCGGAAACATTACATGGACCATCGCATCCACTCGATCCAGGATTTCATCCACAAAAAGGTTCTTGACCGGTATCAGTGTGTCGATATCAATATCTATCAGGAGAATCTCTTTCACACCAAGATGTTGCTGAAGGATTTCAGTCTCGACAATTACCTGTTTGCCAGAACAGCCGATGACCTCCCGGAAGAGGAACGGACGATGATTCATAAGGTTCTCGAACGCGAGATGATCGAGATTTTTTATTCGAAAAACATTTACTGATACCAGGAGCTCCCTTGATTAAGAATCGATTGATTATCCTGTTTTCTTTCCTGACTTCGCTGGGCGCAAGCGCCTGCAGTGGCCCCGGGCTGATCGGAAATCCGCAGATGCCTTATCCGCTATCTGCTCCGGCCGAAGTCGGCCAGATCGTTCATATGCCGACCGGGATTCTCGTCTCGGAAGACGAAATGCTCGACATTGCCAGCCGCAACCGGATTGTTTACGTCGGTGAAACCCATGACAACCCGGCCTCGCACCGGCTGCAGCTCAAGGTTCTGAAGGCGATGACAGATCGCTACCCGGGCAAGGTCGCAGTCGGTATGGAAATGTTCACTCCCGCCCAGAACGAAGCGCTGGAGCAGTGGATCAACGGTGACCTCTCGGAAAAGGAATTCCTGCGTGCTGCCGGCTGGTTCACGGTCTGGAAGGGTGATTACGAATACTACCGGGCCCTGCTCAACTTCGCCCGCGAAAAGAAAATTCCGGTGATCGGCTTGAATGCAGAAAAGAAAGCGGTCCGCCTCGTCGTCGCCGATAAGACCGAAGAATTGACGGAAGCAGAGAAGCAGATTGTCGCAAAGATGGATCTGGATGACCCCTACCAGCGCGGCCTGGTCGAAGGGATCTACGGCGGCCATGTCAAAAGCGAAGGGATGCTCGACGGTTTCCACAGGGCGCAGACTCTCTGGGACGAAACGATGGCCGAATCGGTTGCTTCTTTCCTGAATCAGGAGGAACACCGGGATTTCCACATGGTCGTGATTGCCGGCGGCAATCACATCCGCTACGGATTCGGCATTCCGCGCCGGGTGTTCCGCCGCCTGCCGTCAACATATACCCTTATTGGCGGCAAGGAGATCGAAATCCCGGAAAGCAAGCGGGACAAATTGATGGATGTTACCCTGCCGCAATTCCCGATGGTCCCGTATGACTTCATGGTCTTTACCCGCTATGAAGAGCTTGAGAAAAAAGGAGTCAAACTGGGAGTCATGTTTAGCGATACGGAGGATCAGGTCTCCATCAAAATGGTTGCTCCGGGATCAAATGCTGAACGGGCCGGTATTGAAGAGGGCGACACCGTCATCGCTATCGATGGTGAAAAGATTGTCGATAAGTTTGATGTATTCTACTCGATCGGGCAGAAGATGATTGGCGACAGAAGCACAGTAACGATAAAGCGAGATGACAAAATCATGGAACTTGATGTTTCCTTTTCATCAAAACCCGAAAACGAATAAAAGTCTGTCTCCTTTGTTCAGGAATAATAATGATTGATAGCCACTCTCCATCCAAATGGACCAGCCTGCAAAAGCTTGTTTTTCTAACATTTTTCTCCTGTGCAGTCTGGCTTGTCATTTTCCCAATAAAGGATTTCGACACATTCTGGCATCTTGCTAATGGTACCGCCATGCTGGACCAGAAAAGGATTATCAATGAAGAGATTTTTTCGTATTCAGTATACGGAAAACCGTTTATCAATCACTCCTGGCTTGCTCAAATAATAATGTCAACAATTCACCAGATCGGTGGCATAATTCTCCTGATCGCGACAAAGGCAGTAATCACCTCTTTTATCTTCTTGATTATCTTCAAATCATCCCGAATCCTTAGGGCAAGCATACCTTTGGCAGCATTTTCAGGGTATGCGGCAATTCTTGCCGGACTGTCCCGCTATGTTGTCCGCCCACAATTATTCAGTTACGCTGCCCTCGCATTCCTGTTCTGGTTTCTCAACAAATATCTTAAAGAAGGATTTGACAGAAAACTTTTCATCATCCTTCCTGTTTTGATGATTCTCTGGGATTACATGCACGGACCGGCAGTTTTTGGGTTTTCCCTCTGGATCGGAATTGCCTTTGGTGAATTAGGTAAATATATTATCGCACGAAAAATGAGTGTCATCGATTATCATGGCATCAAAAAGATTAAAACAATCTGGTTCTGGCTCTTCATTTCACTTCTCATGGTTTTAACAAAACCTCTCGGCCTCGATCTTTACACCGCAACTTTTAAAATCATGGATAACAACTTCATAATCGCGATGACTGGCGAATTCATGCCTACAGATTGGCAGATGCTGTTTATCCCTTTCTGGTTACTC comes from Desulfuromonas sp. and encodes:
- a CDS encoding adenosylmethionine decarboxylase — translated: MSPKKNIRNNKNRRPRKKLKLQGFNNLTKTLSFNIYDICYARRPQARKEYLEYIDEEYNSDRLTRILTEVSDIIGANILNISSQDYDPMGASVTILIAEGPLTAQSEQVLAHLDKSHLCIHTYPESDQKSGISTFRVDVDISTCGEISPLKALNHLIGSFDSDIVLMDYKVRGFTRDTRGRKHYMDHRIHSIQDFIHKKVLDRYQCVDINIYQENLFHTKMLLKDFSLDNYLFARTADDLPEEERTMIHKVLEREMIEIFYSKNIY